The Setaria viridis chromosome 6, Setaria_viridis_v4.0, whole genome shotgun sequence genome contains a region encoding:
- the LOC117860441 gene encoding glucose-1-phosphate adenylyltransferase small subunit, chloroplastic/amyloplastic — protein sequence MAMAAMASPSSMTLIPARHHGAAPSTSGDSSLRLLRAQPRHGRRGRGVPVSTAPARRRPFVFTPRAVSDSKSSQTCLDPDASTSVLGIILGGGAGTRLYPLTKKRAKPAVPLGANYRLIDIPVSNCLNSNISKIYVLTQFNSASLNRHLSRAYGSNIGGYKNEGFVEVLAAQQSPDNPNWFQGTADAVRQYLWLFEEHNVMEFIILAGDHLYRMDYEKFIQAHRETDADITVAALPMDEKRATAFGLMKIDEEGRIIEFAEKPKGDQLKAMMVDTTILGLDDVRAKEMPYIASMGIYVFSKDVMLQLLREQFPGANDFGSEVIPGATSIGKRVQAYLYDGYWEDIGTIEAFYNANLGITKKPIPDFSFYDRSAPIYTQPRHLPPSKILDADVTDSVIGEGCVIKNCKIHHSVVGLRSCISEGAIIEDTLLMGADYYETEADKKLLAENGGIPIGIGKNSHIRRAIIDKNARIGDNVKIINADNVQEAARETDGYFIKGGIVTVIKDALLPSGTVI from the exons ATGGCGatggccgccatggcctccccgTCGTCCATGACCCTGATCCCCGCGCGCCACCACGGCGCCGCGCCGTCCACCTCCGGCGACTCCTCGCTCCGCCTCCTACGCGCGCAGCCGCGCcacggccggcgaggccgcggGGTGCCCGTCTCAACggcaccggcgcggcggcgcccgttCGTCTTCACCCCGCGCGCCGTGTCCGACTCCAAGAGCTCCCAGACCTGCCTCGACCCCGATGCCAGCACG AGTGTTCTTGGGATCattcttggtggtggtgctgggacGAGATTGTACCCCCTGACGAAGAAGCGTGCCAAGCCTGCTGTTCCATTGGGTGCCAACTACAGGCTTATTGATATCCCTGTCAGCAATTGTCTCAACAGCAACATATCAAAGATCTATGTGCTGACGCAGTTCAACTCCGCTTCTCTCAATCGTCACCTCTCAAGAGCCTATGGGAGCAACATTGGAGGGTACAAGAATGAAGGATTTGTTGAAGTCTTAGCTGCACAGCAGAGCCCAGATAACCCAAACTGGTTTCAG gGTACTGCAGACGCTGTAAGGCAGTATTTGTGGCTATTTGAGGAGCATAATGTGATGGAATTTATAATTCTTGCTGGTGATCACCTGTACCGGATGGACTATGAAAAGTTCATCCAGGCTCACAGAGAAACAGATGCTGATATTACTGTTGCTGCCCTACCAATGGATGAGAAACGTGCAACTGCATTCGGCCTGATGAAAATCGATGAAGAAGGAAGGATCATTGAATTTGCCGAGAAGCCAAAAGGAGATCAGTTGAAAGCAATGATG GTTGATACCACCATACTTGGCCTTGATGATGTGAGGGCAAAGGAAATGCCTTATATCGCTAGCATGGGTATCTATGTTTTTAGCAAAGATGTAATGCTTCAGCTCCTCCGTGAACAATTTCCTGGAGCCAATGACTTTGGAAGTGAGGTTATTCCAGGTGCAACAAGCATTGGAAAGAGG GTGCAAGCTTATCTGTATGATGGTTACTGGGAAGATATTGGTACCATTGAGGCATTCTATAATGCAAACTTGGGAATAACCAAGAAGCCAATCCCAGATTTCAG CTTCTATGACCGTTCTGCTCCAATTTATACACAACCTCGACACCTGCCACCTTCTAAGATTCTTGATGCTGATGTCACTGACAGTGTAATTGGTGAAGGATGTGTTATTAAA AACTGCAAGATACACCATTCTGTTGTTGGACTCCGATCTTGCATATCTGAAGGTGCTATCATAGAGGACACTTTACTAATGGGTGCTGACTACTATGAG actGAAGCTGACAAGAAACTCCTTGCTGAAAACGGTGGCATTCCCATTGGTATTGGGAAGAATTCACACATCAGACGAGCAATCATTGACAAGAATGCTCGAATTGGAGATAATGTGAAG ATAATCAATGCTGACAATGTTCAAGAAGCTGCAAGGGAGACGGATGGATACTTCATCAAAGGTGGAATCGTCACTGTGATCAAGGATGCTTTGCTCCCTAGCGGAACAGTTATATGA
- the LOC117861023 gene encoding KH domain-containing protein At4g26480 isoform X2, with the protein MSSGGRYMAYSPSPSTGPHSPHLQLADHEKYIAELLAEKQKLTPFMQVLPCTSRLLNQEILHVSALLGIPVLDQPGYQHGSPLINGGAIPNGRPVEMNGWAPAIPSEGAGMFHPPSRKWHSPQGNSSGFIVKKTMRMDIPVDKYPNFNFVGRLLGPRGNSLKRVEANTDCRVLIRGRGSIKDAAKDESMDFFKKQQLRELAMLNGTLRDDSSQKSGSVSPFRNSMGMKRAKTRG; encoded by the exons atgtcTTCCGGCGGCCGTTACATGGCCTACTCGCCGTCGCCCTCCACGGGCCCGCACTCCCCTCACCTCCAGCTCGCCGACCATGAGAA GTACATTGCAGAGTTGCTTGCAGAGAAGCAAAAGCTTACCCCGTTCATGCAAGTTCTTCCATGCACATCTCGGCTGTTGAATCAAG AAATATTGCATGTATCTGCACTCTTGGGGATTCCTGTTTTAGATCAACCTGGGTATCAGCATGGTAGCCCCCTTATAAATGGAGGAGCAATACCAAATGGAAGGCCTGTTGAAATGAATGGTTGGGCGCCAGCAATTCCTTCTGAA GGGGCAGGCATGTTCCATCCTCCATCTAGAAAGTGGCATAGTCCGCAAGGCAACTCTTCAGGTTTTATTGTGAAGAAAACAATGAGAATGGATATTCCTGTGGATAAATACCCTAAT TTCAACTTTGTGGGTCGACTACTTGGTCCAAGGGGAAATTCTCTTAAGCGAGTTGAGGCAAACACCGACTGCCGTGTCCTGATTAGAGGCCGTGGCAGCATAAAGGATGCTGCTAAG GATGAATCGATGGACTTCTTCAAGAAGCAGCAGCTTCGCGAGCTTGCCATGCTAAACGGTACCCTCAGAGACGACAGCTCGCAAAAGTCTGGGTCGGTCTCCCCATTTCGCAACAGCATGGGCATGAAGAGGGCCAAGACTCGTGGTTAA
- the LOC117861023 gene encoding KH domain-containing protein At4g26480 isoform X1 has protein sequence MSSGGRYMAYSPSPSTGPHSPHLQLADHEKYIAELLAEKQKLTPFMQVLPCTSRLLNQEILHVSALLGIPVLDQPGYQHGSPLINGGAIPNGRPVEMNGWAPAIPSEGAGMFHPPSRKWHSPQGNSSGFIVKKTMRMDIPVDKYPNFNFVGRLLGPRGNSLKRVEANTDCRVLIRGRGSIKDAAKEELMRGKPGYEHLNEPLHLVIEAELPAEIVDIRLMQAREILDDMLKPVDESMDFFKKQQLRELAMLNGTLRDDSSQKSGSVSPFRNSMGMKRAKTRG, from the exons atgtcTTCCGGCGGCCGTTACATGGCCTACTCGCCGTCGCCCTCCACGGGCCCGCACTCCCCTCACCTCCAGCTCGCCGACCATGAGAA GTACATTGCAGAGTTGCTTGCAGAGAAGCAAAAGCTTACCCCGTTCATGCAAGTTCTTCCATGCACATCTCGGCTGTTGAATCAAG AAATATTGCATGTATCTGCACTCTTGGGGATTCCTGTTTTAGATCAACCTGGGTATCAGCATGGTAGCCCCCTTATAAATGGAGGAGCAATACCAAATGGAAGGCCTGTTGAAATGAATGGTTGGGCGCCAGCAATTCCTTCTGAA GGGGCAGGCATGTTCCATCCTCCATCTAGAAAGTGGCATAGTCCGCAAGGCAACTCTTCAGGTTTTATTGTGAAGAAAACAATGAGAATGGATATTCCTGTGGATAAATACCCTAAT TTCAACTTTGTGGGTCGACTACTTGGTCCAAGGGGAAATTCTCTTAAGCGAGTTGAGGCAAACACCGACTGCCGTGTCCTGATTAGAGGCCGTGGCAGCATAAAGGATGCTGCTAAG GAAGAGCTGATGAGGGGAAAACCAGGATATGAACACCTTAATGAGCCTCTCCACCTTGTGATAGAAGCTGAGCTGCCAGCTGAAATAGTTGATATCCGCCTTATGCAGGCCCGAGAAATTCTCGATGACATGCTGAAACCTGTG GATGAATCGATGGACTTCTTCAAGAAGCAGCAGCTTCGCGAGCTTGCCATGCTAAACGGTACCCTCAGAGACGACAGCTCGCAAAAGTCTGGGTCGGTCTCCCCATTTCGCAACAGCATGGGCATGAAGAGGGCCAAGACTCGTGGTTAA